Below is a window of Dehalococcoidales bacterium DNA.
CGCTGTCCTTCGTGACCGGGCCGGGGGATATCGAGAGCGTCAAAGACATACTGCGGGAGCACGGCGCCAATATACCCATCATCGCCAAGATAGAGCGGGGCGAGGCGGTGTCCAACTTCAACAGCATCCTGGCCGACTGCGACGGCATCATGGTGGCGCGGGGCGACCTGGGAGTGGAAATACCGCTGGAAAAAGTACCGCTGGTGCAGAAAGACCTCATCAAGCGGTGCAACCGCGCCGGCAAGCCGGTGATTACCGCCACCGAGATGCTGGAATCCATGATAGACGAGGTGCGCCCCACCCGCGCCGAGACCACCGACGTGGCCAATGCCATCTTCGACGGGACGGACGCAATCATGCTTTCCGCGGAAACGGCCATCGGCAAATACCCGGTACCGGCCGTAAAAATGATGTCCGCCATAGCCCGGGAGGCGGAGAAAAAACTGCCCTACGAGCAGATCCTGGCGGAAAGAAGGTCGTGGCTGGAGCGGGTAACCGACGAGCTTATCAGCTACAGCGCCTGCCAGACCGCCCACAGCCTGCGGGCCGCCGCCGTGGTGGCTTTCACGGAGTCCGGCAGCACGGCCAGGCGCATTTCCCGCTACCGGCCGCGCGCGCCCATCCTGGCGCTGACGCCGGATAAAGACATCGCGGGGAAGCTGCTACTGTACTGGGGGGTGCGCCCCTGCATCATCGTCGAACCTACGACCGTTGACAGGCTGTTCACGCTGGGGGCCGAGCTGGCCCGCGACCTGGGCATAGCCAAAGCGGGCGACCTGATAATTATTTCCGCCGGCATACCGATAGGCCAGACAGGGGTCACCAACATGCTGAAGGTGCAGAAGGTGGAGTAGCGGGGCGGGGCCGGGGATTTGTTTTTATAATTTTTTTTTGCCTTTTTACGTACAGCCCGTGCGTAACAATTGTTTTTTCATTTATGTTAAATCAGCTATAAATTTCCGTCATTTGTTTTTTTGTTTATGGTAAGTGGGTTGATAGTTGATAGTTAATAGTTGACAGTACAGTATAGCGGGTTAAAGGGGGAAAAGGAAGGGGATGGTGACGCGGGGGAGGGGGGAGGGTGGATAGAGGGAGGGGTGTGCACGAACCCTTTTTCCTCTTATCCCCACCTACGCTAAAGCTCCGGCGGACAAGCCTCTCCCCGCTAGCAGTGAGAGGGACGATTGTTGGCAGGATGGCTAAAAACCCTCTCTTATTCCTTCCGATTTCATCGGAATCTTCGACTTTAACAAAGGGAGACGCCGATGCCCCGAAATGAGAGGGGGAGGGATTGATGGTTAAGGATTGTGCTGGAGTGACATGCCTTTGGCTTTGTGCTATTCTACCCGAGTTAAAGCAAGCCGGAGTACCTGGATCCCGTATCAAGTACGGGATGACGGGGGGGATAAGGGGAAGGGAGAAAAAACGCCGGATGCCCGCTTGCGCGGGAATGACGGGAGGGAATAAGATAGGGAGAACGGATTCTGCGTCACTCCCGCCTGCCAAAGCCTGGTGCGGCGAGCAGGGTGTTCCCCAGAATGAGACGATGCAGGGTCGACATGAGTTAAGGAGGCTGTAATGGCGGTAAAAAAGACGGACTATAGCATCTTCGAGAAATTCAACTTCGAATACAAACCGGTGGGGATAAAGTTCTCGATGGACAAACCGGAGGGCATCGAGCCGAGTAAAAAGAGCCTGGCGCTCTGCGAGCTGTTCCGGGAAGCCCAGACGAGCGCGCCGTTTTACGTCACCAAAGAAAACGTGGCCTGCGGGGAACAGGTGCTGGGCATCGTCGACTACCCGCCGCTGATGTACAGCGGGCAGCTCGGGCCGATGTTCTCCATGTTCAAGACCCCCGGCGCCAACCGGCGCATTTACGACTACGTCCCGCACCTGCCCAAGGACTCCGTCAACTACATCAGCCACGCATCCATCGACAAAATGACCTTCCAGCCCGACCTGCTGATATTCACCTGCAAGCCATCACAGGCGGAGATTTTGATGCGGGCCAGCAGCTTCTCCGACGGCAAGATGTGGCAGGCCAAGGGCACCACCTGCCTGGCCTGCGCCTGGCTTTACGCGCACCCCTACCTGAGCGGGGAAATCAACTACACGGTGAGCGGGCTGGGCTTCAGCATGAAGGCGCGCGGCGTTTTACCGGAAGGGCTGATTATCATCGCCGTACCGTTCGACGCGATAGGGCCGCTGATGGACAACCTCAAGGAGATGGACTGGGAGCCGTACTGGTTCAAGCTAGGGCGCGAGGGGTTCGTGAAAGAGGTGAAAAAGCGGAGTAAAGAGCTGGCGAAGAAGATGAGGCAGGACTACGCGGGGCCGGGGTCGCTGGCGGGCGATTAGCAACCGGGCGAGGTGAATAGATAAATAGATACCCCTCACCCATTCAACTTCGATCAGGGCAGGCCTAACCTCTCCCCCTCTGTCCCCCTCTCCGTTGACAGAGAGGGGGAGGGTGCTATTGTACGAACCCTTTTTCCTCTTATCCCTTTCCCCGCTGGCAAGGAAAGGGACGATAGATGGCGGGATGCTGATTAACTGCTTTTTTACCCTTCATCATTTGTGCGTCTGCCTTAAAGGAGGGCGAATTACCCTGAATAATACCTGGGTGGAGGATGGATCCCAGTCCTCGGGTAAACTCTGGCTGAAGGCTACGCTGGAATGACATGTTTTTAGATTTTACTGTTTTATCTAATAGATAAAGCAAGGCATGAGTACCTGGATCCCGATTTGCATCGGGATGGTGTGGGGGGATAAGGGGGAGGGGAATGACTAAAATCCCTCTCTTATTCCTTCCGATTTCATCGGAATCTTCGACTTTTTCAAAGGGAGACGTCAATGCCCCGAAATCAGGGGGCGGCGGAGGGTGGATTCCAGCCTGCGCTGGAATGACAAGGGGACTAAAGCCTGGGACGGAATGACATCACTCCTTATATTAAAATACCCGATAATCAAGCAAGGCATGAGTACCTGGATCCCGATTTGCACCGGGATGGTGTGGGGGGATAGAGGGAGGCGATGGATGGTACGAACCCCTTTTCCTCTTATCCCTCTCCCCGCTGGCAGGGAGAGGGACGATTGTTGGCGGGATGCGGATTGACTTCTCTTTTACCTTTCATCATTTGTGCGTCTGCCTTAAAGGAGGGCGAATTACCCTGAATAATACCTGGGTGGAGGATGGATCCCAGTCCTCGGGTAAAC
It encodes the following:
- the pyk gene encoding pyruvate kinase encodes the protein MKNHSYYLRRTKIICTIGPASGSPAVLQRLIAAGMDIARLNMSHGTLEEHARNIENIRKLSKREGVTIAILIDLPGPKYRIGQLGGGQVTLKKGSQVYLTTEDVQGSPTLLPVTLPNLARDIKKGDTVILDDGGMELKVQGIDGAGVKCRVTVGGLLREGRGLVVPGMKISVPFLTEQLREDILFAISHKPDFLALSFVTGPGDIESVKDILREHGANIPIIAKIERGEAVSNFNSILADCDGIMVARGDLGVEIPLEKVPLVQKDLIKRCNRAGKPVITATEMLESMIDEVRPTRAETTDVANAIFDGTDAIMLSAETAIGKYPVPAVKMMSAIAREAEKKLPYEQILAERRSWLERVTDELISYSACQTAHSLRAAAVVAFTESGSTARRISRYRPRAPILALTPDKDIAGKLLLYWGVRPCIIVEPTTVDRLFTLGAELARDLGIAKAGDLIIISAGIPIGQTGVTNMLKVQKVE
- a CDS encoding DUF169 domain-containing protein, which produces MAVKKTDYSIFEKFNFEYKPVGIKFSMDKPEGIEPSKKSLALCELFREAQTSAPFYVTKENVACGEQVLGIVDYPPLMYSGQLGPMFSMFKTPGANRRIYDYVPHLPKDSVNYISHASIDKMTFQPDLLIFTCKPSQAEILMRASSFSDGKMWQAKGTTCLACAWLYAHPYLSGEINYTVSGLGFSMKARGVLPEGLIIIAVPFDAIGPLMDNLKEMDWEPYWFKLGREGFVKEVKKRSKELAKKMRQDYAGPGSLAGD